A region of Flavobacterium album DNA encodes the following proteins:
- a CDS encoding LA_2272 family surface repeat-containing protein, protein MKLNHLLMLTFFLLHFPVKAQVVQHRKARFPIGLYTTGDSDIYGLSFGVGSDTYMDSDYVSVRSYGLRIEPVSQALLFFTLVFPVDRVRYPRDLNEIREFEKKIPNEIVYGLNISCGTNAFADVNGVTVSAFVQSFRQTNGLSVAGFSNYSFRANGVQAGICMAGAVYGNGVLISLFGNKVHDGKGLQAAALCNDYDAFTGLQIGMLNGAYGTAEKFTGLQIGLFNNAKKLRGIQIGLINKNEKRILPFINWNFKE, encoded by the coding sequence ATGAAACTAAATCACCTGCTTATGCTTACTTTTTTCTTGCTTCATTTTCCGGTGAAGGCACAGGTAGTGCAGCACCGCAAAGCGCGTTTTCCTATTGGGTTATATACCACAGGCGACAGCGACATCTACGGACTTTCCTTTGGGGTGGGTTCCGACACCTATATGGATTCAGATTATGTGAGCGTGCGTTCCTACGGCCTTCGGATCGAGCCGGTATCGCAAGCATTGCTGTTTTTTACACTTGTCTTCCCGGTCGACAGGGTGCGCTATCCCCGCGACCTTAATGAGATCCGGGAATTTGAAAAGAAAATTCCCAACGAAATCGTGTATGGCCTCAACATTTCCTGCGGCACCAATGCCTTTGCCGATGTAAATGGGGTTACTGTATCTGCTTTTGTGCAATCATTCAGGCAAACCAATGGGCTGTCCGTTGCGGGTTTTTCAAATTATTCTTTCAGGGCCAATGGTGTACAGGCGGGTATTTGTATGGCGGGTGCGGTGTATGGCAATGGTGTATTGATTTCGCTGTTTGGTAACAAAGTGCATGATGGCAAAGGCCTCCAGGCCGCTGCCCTATGCAATGATTATGATGCTTTCACCGGACTTCAGATAGGCATGCTCAATGGCGCTTACGGCACAGCCGAAAAATTCACCGGCTTACAAATAGGCCTGTTCAATAACGCAAAAAAACTTCGGGGTATCCAGATAGGCCTCATCAATAAAAATGAGAAACGGATACTTCCTTTTATTAATTGGAATTTTAAAGAATAA
- a CDS encoding CDP-alcohol phosphatidyltransferase family protein, translating to MKNIPILLITFRFILGPVMIAITYSQGTKARILLMILLLLGILSDIFDGIIARKTGVSTEKLRRMDSQTDLVFWVCAGWCSWLLNPEIIINNKYAIITIFAMEGLTYVFSFLKFGKETCTHALLSKLWGITLFAAFISIIGFGHGGIPLALAVVFGIISHIDVYLIILFLPKWTHDVPSAWHAWQLRKGRDIRRNKLFNG from the coding sequence ATGAAAAACATTCCCATTCTACTAATAACTTTCAGATTTATTCTGGGGCCTGTAATGATTGCAATCACCTACAGCCAGGGCACAAAAGCCAGAATATTACTGATGATCCTGCTCCTGCTCGGCATCCTTTCCGATATTTTCGACGGTATCATTGCCCGTAAGACAGGGGTTTCAACCGAAAAGCTGCGCCGCATGGACAGCCAGACCGACCTCGTGTTCTGGGTCTGCGCCGGTTGGTGCAGCTGGCTGCTCAATCCTGAAATCATAATCAATAACAAATATGCCATCATCACAATCTTTGCAATGGAAGGGCTGACCTATGTGTTCAGCTTCCTAAAGTTCGGCAAGGAAACCTGTACACATGCGCTATTGTCAAAGCTATGGGGGATAACGCTTTTTGCAGCATTTATTTCCATCATCGGTTTCGGGCATGGGGGTATACCGCTGGCATTGGCGGTTGTTTTCGGTATCATATCCCATATCGATGTTTACCTGATTATCCTTTTTTTACCAAAATGGACACACGATGTGCCCAGTGCATGGCATGCCTGGCAGCTGCGGAAGGGTAGGGACATCAGGCGTAATAAATTGTTTAATGGATAA
- a CDS encoding GNAT family N-acetyltransferase, with amino-acid sequence MTIREALPTDIPQIQIVRNAVKENMLSDPALVPDSDVDDYMFRRGKGWVAEENGIIFGFAIADLEDNNIWALFLHPDAEGKGIGKQLHKVMMDWYFSQTKETVWLSTGFNTRADTFYRMQGWREVGLYGTKETKFEMSFEDWSRLIH; translated from the coding sequence ATGACTATCCGCGAAGCCTTACCCACCGACATCCCACAAATACAAATAGTACGCAATGCTGTAAAAGAGAATATGCTGTCCGACCCTGCACTTGTGCCTGACTCGGATGTTGACGATTATATGTTCCGTCGCGGTAAAGGCTGGGTAGCCGAAGAAAATGGCATCATCTTTGGCTTTGCGATAGCTGACCTTGAAGACAACAACATATGGGCGCTGTTCCTTCATCCTGATGCTGAAGGGAAAGGTATTGGCAAGCAGCTGCACAAGGTCATGATGGACTGGTATTTCTCTCAAACGAAAGAAACGGTATGGCTGAGCACGGGTTTCAACACACGTGCGGACACTTTTTACCGGATGCAGGGTTGGCGCGAAGTTGGGCTGTATGGGACTAAAGAAACGAAGTTCGAAATGAGCTTTGAGGACTGGTCGCGGCTTATCCATTAA
- a CDS encoding nucleotidyl transferase AbiEii/AbiGii toxin family protein, which translates to MAFEIFKDFNLVGGTALALKRGHRVSIDIDLFGNSEIDEFEFANILKELGNVVILKKAVI; encoded by the coding sequence ATGGCGTTTGAAATATTTAAGGATTTCAACCTGGTGGGCGGCACAGCATTAGCATTAAAAAGAGGCCATAGGGTTTCCATTGATATCGATTTGTTTGGAAATTCTGAAATTGACGAATTTGAATTCGCAAACATCCTGAAGGAATTAGGAAATGTAGTTATATTAAAAAAAGCCGTAATATAA
- a CDS encoding DUF6922 domain-containing protein: MNTPKPHITDLSSHIFWDTDINSLDFESDAKLITHRVLEYGVLSDWQLIKKFYGLPKIKEIAVSLRTLDDVTLAFLCTIFHLQKTDFRCYRLRQSTGNSWTY; encoded by the coding sequence ATGAATACTCCAAAACCTCATATTACAGACCTTTCATCTCATATTTTCTGGGATACGGATATTAATTCCCTGGATTTTGAGTCTGACGCAAAATTAATAACACACAGGGTTTTGGAATATGGCGTTTTAAGCGATTGGCAGCTTATAAAAAAGTTTTACGGCTTACCAAAAATAAAAGAAATAGCTGTAAGCCTTAGGACACTCGATGATGTCACGCTTGCATTTTTATGCACTATTTTCCATTTACAAAAAACAGATTTCAGATGCTACAGACTCAGACAGTCAACAGGGAACTCCTGGACTTATTAA
- a CDS encoding polyribonucleotide nucleotidyltransferase, with protein sequence MIPNVIKEIIDLGDGRSISIETGKLAKQADGSVVVQMGNAMLLATVVSARSASPGIDFLPLTLDYREKFAAAGRFPGGFFKREARPSDGEVLTMRLVDRVLRPLFPKDYHAETQVMIQLMSHDDEVMPDALAGLAASAALALSDIPFATLISEVRVARINGEFVINPSKAQLEESDIDMMIGASMDSIAMVEGEMKEISELEMIEAIKFAHEAIKVQIAAQERLQAAVGKKEVRTYEEERSDDAILAKVKELSYDKYFAIASEGSAKHERSEKFAAVKEEVKALFTEEELLENGDLISKYLSKVNKEAVRNVILDNGTRLDGRKTNEIRPIWCEVDYLPSTHGSALFTRGETQALATVTLGTSREANIIDRPTEQGEERFYLHYNFPPFSTGEAKPLRGTSRREVGHGNLAQRALKNMIPAETPYTVRVVSEVLESNGSSSMATVCAGTLALMDAGIKMTRPVSGIAMGLISDDATGRWAVLSDILGDEDHLGDMDFKVTGTSEGITACQMDIKIEGLKYEIMEQALNQAREGRLHILGKLTEVLEAPREDVKRHAPKIIKVTIPGAYIGALIGPGGKVIQELQKASGTTIVINEVDEQGEVEILGTSPEGIQMVLNKIDSIIFKPVVGETYSVKVIKMLDFGAVVEYMDAPGNEVLLHVSELDWARTENVSDVVNMGDIFDVKYIGIDPKTRKEKVSRKALLPRPPRDENAPQRENRGPREGGDRGGFRDNRGGGRDNRGGRDDRNSRDRGPREERRDDGPREPRNDNNGEAPQES encoded by the coding sequence ATGATCCCAAATGTTATTAAAGAGATCATCGATCTGGGAGATGGACGAAGCATCTCGATCGAAACAGGCAAACTTGCCAAACAGGCCGATGGATCGGTCGTAGTACAAATGGGCAACGCCATGCTGCTTGCCACTGTGGTATCTGCCCGCAGTGCAAGCCCGGGCATTGACTTTTTACCGCTTACGCTTGACTACCGTGAAAAATTTGCTGCCGCAGGGCGCTTTCCGGGTGGTTTCTTCAAGCGCGAAGCCAGGCCAAGCGACGGCGAAGTACTAACCATGCGTCTTGTAGACCGTGTACTGCGTCCGCTGTTCCCTAAAGATTACCATGCTGAAACGCAGGTAATGATCCAATTAATGTCTCATGACGACGAAGTGATGCCCGATGCGCTTGCCGGACTGGCAGCCTCTGCAGCGCTTGCCCTTTCTGATATCCCTTTTGCAACGCTTATCTCTGAGGTGCGTGTGGCAAGGATAAACGGAGAGTTCGTTATCAACCCAAGCAAAGCCCAGCTTGAAGAGTCGGACATCGATATGATGATAGGCGCTTCTATGGACTCTATCGCGATGGTTGAAGGCGAAATGAAAGAGATATCTGAACTTGAAATGATCGAGGCTATTAAATTTGCCCACGAAGCCATTAAAGTACAGATCGCCGCACAGGAAAGGCTTCAGGCCGCTGTGGGTAAAAAAGAAGTAAGGACCTATGAGGAAGAACGCAGTGATGACGCTATCCTTGCTAAAGTAAAAGAGCTTTCCTACGACAAGTATTTTGCAATTGCCAGCGAAGGTTCTGCAAAGCACGAACGCAGTGAGAAATTTGCTGCCGTGAAGGAAGAGGTGAAAGCATTGTTTACTGAAGAGGAGCTTCTTGAAAACGGCGACCTTATCAGCAAATACCTTTCTAAAGTTAATAAAGAAGCAGTACGCAACGTGATCCTTGACAACGGCACACGCCTTGACGGAAGGAAAACGAACGAAATACGCCCTATCTGGTGTGAGGTGGATTACCTTCCATCTACGCACGGTTCGGCACTTTTCACAAGGGGTGAGACGCAGGCGCTTGCTACGGTAACGCTTGGCACATCCCGCGAGGCGAATATTATCGACCGCCCTACAGAACAAGGCGAAGAGCGTTTTTACCTGCACTACAACTTCCCTCCTTTCTCTACCGGCGAAGCTAAGCCGCTAAGGGGAACATCGAGGCGCGAGGTTGGGCACGGTAACCTTGCACAGCGTGCACTTAAAAACATGATACCTGCGGAGACTCCGTATACTGTACGTGTGGTTTCTGAAGTACTGGAATCGAACGGTTCGTCTTCAATGGCTACCGTATGTGCCGGTACGCTTGCACTTATGGATGCCGGTATCAAAATGACAAGGCCGGTATCGGGTATTGCCATGGGGCTTATTTCAGACGATGCTACAGGCCGTTGGGCTGTACTCTCTGACATCCTTGGAGACGAAGACCACCTTGGCGATATGGACTTCAAAGTAACGGGTACATCAGAAGGTATTACTGCCTGCCAGATGGACATCAAAATTGAAGGCCTTAAATATGAGATCATGGAACAGGCGCTCAACCAGGCGCGCGAAGGCCGTCTACATATCCTTGGAAAACTGACAGAAGTACTGGAGGCTCCAAGGGAAGATGTGAAACGCCACGCTCCGAAGATCATCAAAGTTACCATTCCGGGCGCTTACATCGGGGCGCTTATCGGCCCTGGCGGAAAAGTTATCCAGGAACTGCAGAAAGCCTCAGGCACTACTATCGTTATTAACGAGGTAGACGAGCAGGGTGAAGTAGAGATCCTTGGAACAAGCCCTGAAGGAATCCAGATGGTACTGAACAAAATCGACTCTATTATATTCAAGCCGGTTGTTGGCGAAACGTACAGCGTAAAAGTTATCAAAATGCTTGACTTTGGCGCGGTAGTAGAATATATGGATGCTCCGGGTAACGAAGTATTGCTTCACGTAAGCGAACTTGACTGGGCACGTACTGAGAACGTATCTGACGTAGTGAACATGGGCGACATCTTTGATGTGAAATACATCGGTATCGACCCTAAGACACGCAAAGAGAAAGTTTCAAGGAAAGCCCTTTTACCAAGGCCTCCAAGGGATGAGAACGCTCCACAGCGTGAGAACCGCGGCCCACGCGAAGGCGGCGACCGTGGCGGATTCAGGGATAACCGTGGTGGCGGACGCGACAACCGTGGCGGACGTGACGACAGGAACTCCCGCGACCGTGGCCCAAGAGAAGAAAGAAGGGACGATGGCCCACGCGAGCCTCGCAACGACAATAATGGCGAAGCGCCACAAGAATCTTAA
- the rpsO gene encoding 30S ribosomal protein S15 yields MYLTKEVKAEIFAKHGGAEANTGSAEGQIALFTFRINHLTGHLKKNRHDYNTERSLVKLVGKRRSLLDYLKKKDINRYREIIKELNIRK; encoded by the coding sequence ATGTACTTGACTAAAGAAGTAAAAGCAGAGATCTTCGCTAAACACGGCGGAGCAGAAGCTAACACAGGATCTGCAGAAGGGCAGATCGCACTATTCACATTCAGGATTAACCACCTTACAGGCCACCTTAAGAAAAACCGCCACGACTACAACACAGAGCGTTCGCTTGTGAAGCTGGTAGGTAAAAGGAGGAGCCTGCTTGACTACCTGAAAAAGAAAGATATCAACAGGTATCGTGAGATTATCAAAGAACTGAACATCAGGAAATAA
- a CDS encoding GAF domain-containing protein encodes MTFEELQPKVTDILHHRDTSRDEKLLQLCHLLKENIDYYDWVGFYFRNGEKEELILGPYAGEPTDHTVIPFGKGICGQVAVSNQNFVVPDVSAQDNYIACSISVKSEIVVPLFVDGVNIGQIDIDSGVLDPFTEMDERFLEFVNAEVAKLF; translated from the coding sequence ATGACATTTGAAGAACTGCAGCCAAAAGTGACCGACATACTGCACCACCGCGATACATCAAGGGATGAAAAGCTCCTGCAGCTGTGCCACCTTTTAAAAGAAAATATAGATTATTATGACTGGGTGGGCTTTTACTTCCGCAATGGAGAAAAAGAAGAACTTATCCTGGGTCCTTATGCAGGAGAGCCGACCGACCATACTGTTATCCCTTTCGGGAAAGGCATCTGCGGCCAGGTAGCGGTATCCAACCAGAATTTTGTAGTGCCTGACGTTAGTGCACAGGACAATTACATCGCGTGCAGCATTTCGGTGAAGTCGGAGATTGTTGTGCCCCTGTTCGTTGATGGCGTAAACATCGGCCAGATCGATATTGACTCGGGCGTGCTGGATCCTTTTACAGAAATGGATGAACGGTTTTTGGAGTTTGTGAATGCGGAGGTGGCCAAGCTGTTTTAA
- the xrtF gene encoding exosortase family protein XrtF: MDVLRKNRAFFLFLLKFGGSYLVLSLVYWAYLSRYDAATFEADGMTHLVAEQASGFVNLLGDKAHIEKKPFEASYFFFVNDRRVARVVEGCNAVSVIILFVAFIVAFSTTFKRTSLYILIGILLLHVLNVARVGLLGMGLYHYNEYGHLLHDIVFPLFIYGVVFALWVAWVMKFSGNKKKNAA; the protein is encoded by the coding sequence ATGGATGTCCTCCGGAAAAACAGGGCTTTCTTTTTATTTCTCTTAAAATTCGGCGGAAGCTACCTGGTACTCTCACTAGTGTACTGGGCCTACCTGAGCCGTTATGACGCTGCAACATTCGAAGCCGACGGCATGACGCACCTCGTGGCAGAGCAGGCTTCGGGATTCGTGAACCTGCTGGGCGATAAAGCGCATATCGAAAAAAAGCCTTTTGAGGCCTCCTACTTTTTTTTCGTAAACGATAGGCGGGTGGCGCGTGTGGTCGAAGGTTGTAATGCCGTAAGTGTCATAATACTTTTTGTAGCTTTTATAGTTGCTTTCTCCACTACTTTCAAGAGGACATCGCTGTATATCCTCATTGGCATACTGCTGCTGCATGTGCTTAATGTCGCCAGGGTAGGGCTGCTGGGTATGGGCCTCTATCACTACAATGAGTATGGGCACCTACTTCACGACATTGTCTTTCCGTTGTTTATCTATGGGGTAGTTTTTGCGTTGTGGGTAGCATGGGTAATGAAGTTTTCGGGAAATAAGAAAAAAAATGCGGCTTAA
- a CDS encoding exosortase F system-associated membrane protein, producing the protein MRKKMRLNIKDISGIIVLLVLLVLVRVFEEKLFYDPLLAFFRKEDKELPEYDSMQLFFGLAFRYGLNMLFSLGIIWLAFKDKSVMKLTTVLYAVFFVLLTAVLFISLNTEKPSLLLIFYVRRFLIQPLFLILFLPAFYYQAHINKKPDAGDATGFKNDM; encoded by the coding sequence ATAAGAAAAAAAATGCGGCTTAATATAAAAGACATATCAGGGATAATTGTCCTGCTGGTACTGTTGGTGCTGGTGCGTGTTTTCGAGGAAAAGCTGTTCTACGACCCATTGCTGGCCTTTTTCAGGAAAGAAGATAAAGAACTTCCCGAATATGATAGCATGCAGTTGTTTTTTGGGCTAGCCTTCCGTTACGGGCTTAATATGTTATTCTCGTTGGGCATCATCTGGCTGGCGTTTAAGGATAAGTCAGTAATGAAACTAACAACTGTTTTATATGCTGTTTTTTTCGTGTTGCTCACAGCCGTATTGTTCATTTCCCTGAATACCGAAAAACCGAGCCTGCTGCTTATATTCTATGTGCGAAGGTTTTTGATACAGCCGCTATTCTTAATACTTTTCCTGCCGGCATTCTATTATCAGGCGCATATAAATAAAAAACCCGATGCTGGTGATGCAACGGGTTTCAAAAATGATATGTAG
- a CDS encoding T9SS type A sorting domain-containing protein gives MNKLIILLLFPAVSGFSQTSVGSINSGSNASNTFSGSVGVIYVVPENPDRISSGTLGAVTQIVLDALDTNDFIVAEGITYYPNPVQDYLTFEAKGEINLSEMQIRDAKGSKITIAPANGNRIDLSSLTTGIYFMSFPNTNIKPVKIVKN, from the coding sequence ATGAATAAACTAATCATTCTATTACTCTTCCCTGCAGTTTCTGGTTTTTCGCAGACCAGTGTGGGAAGCATCAATTCGGGATCGAACGCATCCAATACCTTCTCAGGCAGTGTGGGCGTGATCTATGTAGTTCCCGAAAATCCCGACAGGATTTCGAGCGGCACACTGGGCGCTGTTACCCAAATTGTTCTTGATGCCCTGGACACCAACGATTTTATCGTAGCCGAAGGGATCACGTATTATCCAAACCCGGTACAGGACTACCTCACTTTTGAGGCAAAGGGCGAAATAAACCTTTCTGAAATGCAGATCCGCGATGCGAAGGGGAGCAAAATTACCATTGCCCCGGCCAATGGCAACCGCATTGACCTTTCTTCGCTGACTACCGGAATTTACTTTATGTCTTTCCCAAACACCAACATCAAACCCGTTAAAATCGTAAAAAATTAA
- a CDS encoding HYC_CC_PP family protein, with the protein MKLRRYISTLLSILILVSNIGMALNVHYCHGEVASVSLAYKIQQSCSAKPEKETRKACCGAAVKTTKSCCKHDVIKLHDTKSDNIIVKSFQLDLAAFCPAEVWNPNTLHYSEAPVAIKDTPSFYCESHAPPLFKLYCQYIFYA; encoded by the coding sequence ATGAAACTACGCAGATACATAAGCACATTATTATCCATACTGATATTGGTGTCCAATATCGGGATGGCGCTCAATGTGCATTATTGCCACGGTGAAGTGGCATCAGTTTCATTGGCTTACAAAATACAGCAGTCCTGTAGCGCAAAACCTGAAAAGGAGACCCGTAAAGCCTGTTGTGGCGCAGCGGTTAAAACCACTAAAAGCTGCTGTAAGCACGATGTCATAAAGCTGCACGATACCAAGTCGGATAATATTATCGTAAAATCTTTCCAGCTCGACCTCGCGGCTTTTTGCCCTGCCGAAGTATGGAACCCTAATACATTGCACTACAGCGAAGCGCCTGTTGCTATAAAAGACACTCCGTCTTTTTACTGCGAATCTCATGCGCCGCCGCTCTTTAAGCTCTATTGCCAATACATTTTCTACGCCTAA